The following proteins are encoded in a genomic region of Candidatus Bathyarchaeota archaeon:
- a CDS encoding translation initiation factor IF-2 subunit gamma, whose product MPQQPEINIGTIGHVDHGKTTLVQALSGVWAAKHSEELRRGITIKLGYADASVYKCPKCDIPECYSTEPKCPACGTKCEFQRAVSFVDAPGHEALMATMLSGAAIMDGAILVIAADEPCPQPQTREHLAAIQIVGIDKIIIVQNKIDIVDEKRVMESYREITEFVKDTIAEDAPVIPISAQHAVNIDALVQAIEEHIPTPKRDITKSPLMYIVRSFDINKPGTSIDDLVGGVIGGSIIQGQFKMGNEIEIRPGIRVEKQGQSVYEPLHTEIVSLRAGGKDMDEAQCGGLVGIGTMLDPSLTKADSLTGNLVGLPEKLPPTTSELTVETHFFERAIGTKEMIVIDRIHLKESLLLDIGTTITVGEVVSVKGDEATLKLGRPVCVEKGTRAALSRKVAGRWRLIGYGIVKQIGNKRKATTQEKPQG is encoded by the coding sequence ATGCCCCAGCAACCAGAAATAAACATAGGAACAATCGGTCATGTAGATCATGGAAAAACCACATTAGTACAAGCCTTATCGGGCGTGTGGGCTGCCAAACACAGCGAAGAATTGAGACGAGGTATCACAATAAAGCTTGGATATGCTGACGCCTCCGTGTACAAATGCCCAAAATGTGACATCCCAGAATGCTACTCCACGGAGCCAAAATGTCCAGCTTGCGGCACAAAATGCGAATTTCAAAGAGCTGTCAGTTTCGTAGACGCCCCTGGACACGAGGCGCTAATGGCAACAATGCTTTCTGGCGCTGCCATAATGGACGGTGCAATACTCGTCATCGCTGCAGATGAACCTTGTCCACAACCCCAAACACGCGAACATTTAGCAGCCATACAAATTGTCGGCATAGATAAAATAATTATCGTTCAAAACAAGATAGACATAGTTGACGAAAAAAGAGTCATGGAAAGCTATCGCGAAATCACCGAATTCGTCAAAGACACAATTGCAGAGGACGCTCCCGTCATCCCAATCTCAGCTCAACATGCTGTTAATATCGATGCCCTCGTCCAAGCCATCGAAGAACACATTCCTACACCCAAACGCGACATAACAAAGTCTCCTCTAATGTACATCGTCCGTTCCTTCGATATCAACAAACCAGGAACCTCCATTGACGACTTAGTAGGCGGCGTTATAGGCGGCAGCATTATACAAGGACAATTCAAAATGGGCAACGAAATAGAAATCCGCCCAGGCATACGAGTGGAAAAGCAAGGCCAAAGCGTATATGAACCTTTACACACCGAAATTGTTAGCCTTCGAGCGGGTGGAAAAGACATGGACGAAGCACAATGCGGAGGCCTAGTGGGAATAGGAACGATGCTCGACCCATCTTTAACCAAGGCAGACAGTCTCACTGGAAACCTAGTTGGGCTGCCTGAGAAGCTTCCTCCAACAACATCAGAGCTTACCGTAGAAACGCATTTTTTTGAACGTGCAATAGGAACGAAAGAAATGATTGTGATAGACAGAATACATCTCAAAGAAAGCCTCCTTTTAGACATAGGAACAACAATCACTGTAGGCGAAGTCGTTTCAGTCAAAGGAGATGAGGCGACATTAAAGCTGGGACGTCCAGTGTGCGTCGAAAAGGGAACGCGCGCAGCGTTAAGCAGGAAAGTAGCTGGAAGATGGCGATTAATCGGCTATGGTATAGTTAAGCAAATTGGAAACAAGCGCAAAGCTACAACACAAGAGAAACCTCAAGGATAA